In the genome of Triticum urartu cultivar G1812 chromosome 5, Tu2.1, whole genome shotgun sequence, one region contains:
- the LOC125506967 gene encoding transmembrane 9 superfamily member 1-like — translation MLPSSHGGGRRRLVLLLALTAVFAFASPLRASASESDHKYKAGDSVKLWVNKVGPYNNPQETYNYHSLPFCQPSENPGHKWGGLGEVLGGNELIDSQLDIKFLRNVERGSICTLELDSKKVQQFADAIESSYWFEFFIDDLPLWGFVGETDKNSENKHYLYTHKNILVKYNDNRIIHVNLTQESPKLLDAGKKLDLTYSVKWVPTDVSFARRFEVYLDYPFFEHQIHWFSIFNSFMMVIFLTGLVSMILMRTLRNDYAKYARDDDDLESLERDVNEESGWKLVHGDVFRP, via the exons ATGCTCCCCTCCTCCCACGGCGGCGGCCGCAgacgcctcgtcctcctcctcgcaCTCACCGCCGTCTTCGCCTTCGCTTCTCCGCTCCGCGCGTCCGCCTCAGAGTCTGACCACAAG TACAAAGCTGGAGATTCAGTTAAGCTCTGGGTGAATAAAGTTGGACCTTACAATAATCCTCAAGAAACTTACAATTATCACAGCCTCCCATTTTGTCAACCATCTGAGAACCCTGGGCATAAGTGGGGTGGTCTTGGAGAAGTCCTGGGTGGGAATGAGTTGATTGATAGTCAGCTTGACATAAAGTTCTTAA GAAATGTGGAAAGGGGATCCATTTGCACACTGGAACTAGATTCCAAGAAGGTTCAACAATTTGCTGATGCCATTGAAAGCTCGTACTGGTTTGAATTTTTCATAG ATGATCTGCCTCTTTGGG GATTTGTTGGAGAGACTGACAAAAACAGTGAAAACAAGCACTATCTTTACACGCACAAGAACATTCTTGTAAAGTACAATGATAACAGG ATAATTCATGTTAATCTCACCCAAGAGTCTCCTAAGCTCCTTGACGCTGGCAAGAAGTTGGACTTGACATATTCAGTGAAGTGGGTACCAACAGATGTTTCATTTGCACGCCGTTTTGAAGTTTACCTGGACTATCCTTTCTTTGAACACCAG ATTCACTGGTTCTCCATTTTCAATTCTTTCATGATGGTTATTTTTCTCACTGGTTTGGTTTCAATGATATTGATGCGAACACTGAGAAATGATTATGCAAAATATGCTCGTGATGATGATGATCTAGAGTCACTG GAGAGAGATGTTAATGAGGAATCTGGGTGGAAACTTGTCCATGGTGATGTATTTCGTCCT